The Dehalobacter sp. DCM sequence ATTTCAAACTTAGTTTGTAAAAATTATCACAAATTAGAACAAAAAATAAAATCGATACGAATAATTGCTAAATGTATTATAAGAACGGTATACTAGCGGCTGACACTGGAGAAATGATCCATCGTGATTTCTTGACCTTTAGGAATATAAATAAAGTGATTACTGTTATGCTTAGTAATAAGTTCATCCAAAAGCCACATATCATTTTTTTCCATTATGACTTCTAAATCAAAGGTTGAGGCAATTTTGTCTGTCATTGCTGTATGAGAACACAGTTCCCGTGAGTCTGAGATACCCGTGTCGATAAACATCAGATAGTTATATTCTTTCAACATGGCTTTAAATATTCGCTTGGTCCTGACCTCGCCGTATTTTTCCAGTGCGCGTTCATGCTCATGTAGAATATTATTCGAGCTTTCAAGCCAGCCTTTGCTTAAGAAGTAAGTTCGCGCTTTTCTTACGAACTTTTGATTTTCTTTGCTTAGCATTATTTCAATACAATCTTCCACTTTAGGAATAAATAAATCCGCAGTGGTAGCCTTTAGGCCTACAGTCGCAAGCCCACAGCTGCCGTAGACTAAAAGAATATTTTCACAAGGCGGCGCGTTGTCAACTTCGTGCTGTAGTTTTTCTCTGAGTTTATTTGGATCATTATGGTATTCTGTGGGAACCCAAATCACTGGCAAGGTAAGCTTGGCTTTTCCCAGTGCTGCAGAGAGCTCACCTTTTAACATTTCACAGCTGATAATCATCGTACTCATGATGCTCCACCGACCTCGTCTGTGTTATTGAAGACAATAGCGATATCGTGTTGCTCGAGGTTTAAAGCTTTCATCCCGTTGACACGAGCCGCGGATAAGATTGTTTCTTTCTTGATGCCAGTACTTGCAAGATGATCAAGTTCATCAAAAAATCCTTTGCCATGGCAAACAGCATGAGACCCCGCATCGCTTCCTGCAGCTACTCTAACGCCCAGTTCAAAAGCTTTTGCTACTTTTTGCGTGTGGGCGGCGTAGATTTGTTCAATGATTTGTATCTCATTTTTAAAGCGTAAGTCGTTTTGTTTGACTAAATTTCCTAACGGAGCTAACGTAGGAACCCAAACCGTATCGTTCTCTAGCATAAGATAAAGTTCATCATCAGTCAGAAAATAACCATGCTCTATGGTATCTGCTCCTGCCAATATAGCCATGCGTACGGCAACGGCTGTGTAAGCGTGAACCATGACGTTCAGATTTTTATCCTTAGCCGATTGTATCATATAATAAAGTTCATCAAAAGTAAAATTAATGGCATCCACTTTACCAAATTGACTAAAATCCATAATACCAGTGAAGGGTATTTTCAGATGATCCGGTTTGAAAGACAGAAGCCTGGCGAATTCATCTTTGAATTCTGCCATATCGGCAATCGGTCTCCCCAAAAAGCTGCCATAGCGCCCTTTTTTGTAAAGGGCATAGACAGGTGTTCTGAGAATCATTCCTTCCTCCATAGCCAGTTCTCTGGCGTATAGAGATACATTGAGGTTATCGCCGCCATCGCGAAGGAATCGAATGCCAAGAGATTTATATTTTCGAAGAACAGCTCGGAGGATATTTAAATCAGGGGTATCCTTATGCTTAAGTCTGGCTTGCTTGAAATCGATACCATCCAGAGCCAGATGAATATGAGCATCAATCAATATATTTTCTTGCATGGCCAATCCACCTGGCTTTGTTGGTATTTTCATATTATTTTACGGGTCCGATTTTTCCTTGTCTGAAGGCCGTGCTGAACTTTCTGCAGTTTCTGTCTTTGCCCATCAGCGCTTCCGTTGCAAGTAGGGTTGCAATCATATCTCTGCTGCAGGGATCCATAATGGCGGAGTCCATACCGAAGAAAGTAGCCAGGGTAAGGAAGTTTTGGTTAACCACTTTTCTCAGCGGCATACCAAATGAAATGTTGCTTAAGCCGGAAGTGATTTTAATCGTCGGGTAAAGCTCCTTAATCCGGGTCATGCTTTCCTGGAAAGAATACATCGACTTGTTATCGGTAGCCAAAGCAATGACAAGCGGATCGATATGAATTCTGTCCGGGGTGATACCGTATTCAGCTGCTTTTTCGACCATTTCTTTGGCAATGCGGACACGCGTATCGACATCTTTGGGGATGCCGTCGTTGTCGCAGGTCAAAGCGATGACTTCCCAGGTGGTTCCCTGAATTAAGGGATAAATGACATCACATTTGTCACCTTCCATGGATACGGAGTTAATCAAACCAGGTCGTTGCGCATACTTGAATACGGCTTCGATCGCATGCGGGTTGGGGCTGTCAATACAAAGCGGAGTCTCAACAGCATCCTGGATAACCTCCATCAACCATTTTAAGGTTTCTACTTCAATATCCGGGGTTGTGCTGGCACTGACATCAAGGAAATCAGCACCGTCGTTGGTCTGATCGATTGCTCTTTTACGGATAAATTCCGCGTCTCTGGCTTCGATCGCTTGCTTGACGATAGGGATAGTTCCGTTGATTTTTTCACCAATAATAATCATTGAAAACGACGCTCCTTTTATTTGTATATACATGTATAGCCAAATATGTATATACATGTATACGCATAGTATAACTCCGCTTTCGCTGATGGTCAATAGTTACTATTTATTTTTAGCGGCTCTGACACAGTTTTTCATCAGAATTGTCGTTGTTATGGAGCCGACACCACCCGGAACAGGCGTGATCGCTTTGACCTTATCGACAACATCATTATAATCGATGTCGCCGCAATAGGTACCGTCGCCGGCATCATTTGTTCCGACATCGATGACAACTGTCTGATCGGTGACATACTTGGAATCGATCATTTTTGCTTTGCCCATCGCAGCAACAATGATGTCTGCCGCTTTGGAGATTTCCGGCATGTCTTTGGTCCTGGAATGGCACATAGTCACTGTGGCGTTTTGCTTTAAGAGCATCATAGCCAGGGGTTTGCCTACGACAAGGCTGCGGCCCATGACGACGACATTGGCACCGCTAAGATTAAAGCCGTAGAAACTGAGCATTTCCATAACAGCCGCCGGGGTGCATGGGAGAAGACCACTTTCGTCGCCTTCGAATACTTTCGCAAGGTTCAGCGGATTCATGCAGTCAATATCTTTGTCAGCAGAAATCAGGTGCTTGATGACTTCTTCGTCCAACTGTTTCGGAAGCGGTCTGAAAAGAAGGATTCCGTGAACGGAAGGATCGTTATTGACATCGGTCATGACTTTCGTGAAATCTTCCATGGTAATGTCCAGGTCGAGGGGGTAAGTCTTGACGATGATTCCCATATTTTCGGCATTCTTGATGACACTGTTTTCGTAGAAGACATCGTCAGGACGGGCGCCGACGCGGATGATTCCGAGACAGGGATTGGTGCCTTCCGCTTTGAGGGCCGCAACTTCCTGTTGAAGATTTTCTTTCATTGCTTGAACAACGGGTTTAGCGCTAAGTATTTGACTCATGTCTTATTTACCTCCTGTGATTGCATTCTGAACGTCAGCAAAAATTCTGTCCGCTTTCGCAGTATATTTCGTGACAAGGTCATTTAATTCGGTTTCAATCTTTTGTTTGAGATCCTGATCTTTCATGATTTGGGTGTTGATCAGAACATTGAGTTTTGCACCTTCCAGAGCGGCTTTGAGGAAAGTAACACCAACGCCGACATCACTGATGGCAATCCGCGTTCCTTTTTGAGCGAATTCTTCCTGGAGATCAATGCCCTCGGCACAACATCTGGCAATATCGAGGGGAACCAGCGTGGCTTTAACTAATGCTTTCTGCAGGGTTTCTTCTTTAATACGGGCTTCTTCTTCTGTGTTCTTAGGCAGTCCGTATGCTTGGGAAAGAGGATAGAACGCATCTGCGTCTTCCATTACCAGTTCCTGAAGTTTGGCGATAATTTTGTGGCCTTTTTCCATCAATACAAGAACATCCGCTTCGACATCAGCGTATTTCTTCTTGCCAACGGTCAGACTGCCAACCATAACACCGAGAGCAGTACCAATAGAGCCTACATAAGCGGAAGCACCGCCGCCGCCGGGGATGGGTTCTTTCGTAGAAAGGACTTGAACAAAATCTTTACAGCTTTGGTCTAACATCGTCATATGTTATCCATCTCCTTTAATATATTTTGAAAATAAAAACCTACTACTGATAGAATGAGATGGTAGTAGGTTACCTAGCTGCCATCTCATTCGCATTCTCATTTTATACTATTTAATTTATCTTAGAATAAGCCGGAAATCTTACCTGTGCTGTCAACATCAATATTTTCAGCGGAAGGTACTTTCGGCAGACCAGGCATGGTCATGATATCACCGGTCAGGGCAACAGCAAAACCAGCGCCGGCAGAGATTTTAACATTGCGGATCGAAATCCGGAAGCCGCTCGGACGACCTAATTTCTTCTGATCGTCAGACAGGGAGTACTGAGTCTTAGCCATGCAGACGGGAACATCTTTGAAGCCGATTTTTTCAATGTTCTCGATGTCAGCGGAGCTGGAGCCAATGAAGTCAACACCGTCAGCGCCGTAGATCTTGGTAGCGATTGCGGTGATCTTGTCTTTGAGACCCATGTTGTTGTCATAAGCGAACTGGAAGTTATTCGGGGTGTCAACAAGGCGCAGGACTTCTTCAGCCAAGGCTTTGCCGCCAGGGCCGCCTTTTTCCCAAACTTCGGAAAGAGCCACGTTAACGCCGAGTTTCTTGCATTCTTCTTCAACCATAGCGAGTTCGGCTGCAGTGTCGAGCGGGAATTTGTTAATGGCGACAACAGCCGGCAGACCGAAGTTAACCGTGACGTTTTCAACATGCTTTAAGAGGTTCGGTAAGCCTTTTTTCAGAGCTTCCAGGTTTTCGTTGTTCAGGTCGGCTTTGGCTACGCCGCCGTGGGATTTGAGCGCACGAACAGTAGCGACGATAACAACGGCAGACGGACGCAGACCGCTTAAACGGCATTTGATATCGATGAATTTCTCAGCACCGAGGTCCGCACCGAAACCAGCTTCGGTTACGACATAGTCGCCGAGTTTTAGAGCGATCTTAGTCGCCATGACGCTGTTGCAGCCATGGGCGATGTTCGCGAAAGGTCCGCCATGGATGAAAGCGGGAGTATGTTCTAAGGTTTGTACCAGGTTCGGTTTTAAAGCATCCTTCATCAGAGCACCGACGGCACCTTGGCATTTCAGCTGGCCGGCAGTAACAGGCTCGCCTTTGCGGTTGTAAGCGACGATGATTTTTTCAACTCTCTTTTTGAAGTCGTCAATATCGCTGGACAGGCAGAGGATAGCCATGATTTCAGAAGCAACCGTTATGTCGAAGCCGTCTTCACGCGGTGTGCCATTGGCTTTGCCGCCAAGGCCGTTGACCATGGAGCGGAGCTGACGGTCATTCATATCCATACATCTTTTCCAGGTAATTCTGCGGACATCGATATCCAGTTCGTTACCTTGTTGGATATGGTTGTCGAGCATGGCAGCAATCAGGTTGTTGGCTGCGCCAATCGCATGAAAGTCACCGGTGAAGTGCAGGTTGATGTCTTCCATCGGAACAACCTGAGCATAACCGCCGCCGGCTGCGCCGCCTTTAACGCCGAATACAGGGCCTAAGGATGGTTCACGCAGGGCGATAACTGTTTTTTTGCCGAGGTAGTGGAGCGCATCTCCTAAACCAACGGATGTGGTGGTCTTACCTTCGCCGGCAGGAGTCGGGTTGATAGCGGTAACTAAAATCAGTTTCCCGTCAGGAGTATTTCCCTTTTCCGTAAGGATGTTGTAGTCGACTTTGGCTTTGTATTTGCCATAGGATTCCAGATAATCCTCCGGGATCTCCAGTTCTTTGGCTACCTCAAGGATAGGCAGCATGGTTGATTCTTGGGCGATTTCGATATCACTTTTAAAAGCCATTGTGTTTTTTCCCCCTTTTTTTAGATTATTTGCGCTTTTGCTCAACTTTATTTAGCTTTTTCAAAAGCACTATCATATTTTTTTTGTACAAGATTATCAACGTTGACATGCGCTGTTGATTTCTTTTGGTACATATGGCTTAACCAATAGAAGATTCCAACGAAAAGACTGCCGCCGATAATGTTACCGAGTGTAACCGGGATCAGATTGGCGGTAATAAAGGTGCCCCAATTCAAGTGGTCCAGTTTTTCCGGGGTGACACCCAGCGTTGCAGCCTGAGCGACCCATGTCGGATTGGCTTTGGCCAGGATCCCCACAGGGATATAATACATATTGGCGATGCAGTGTTCAAAACCGGAGGTAATAAATAACCAAATCGGGAAGAAGATGGCTAAGAGTTTTCCGGTAATGTCTTTAGCCGCACTAGCCATCCAGACAGCCATGCAGACCAGCCAGTTACACAGGATCCCCATAAAGAAAGCCTGTGAAAAAGTTAACCCTGTTTTGTAGGCAGCAACTTTAATTGAAAAACCGCCTAACAGTCCGGCTGAAAAACCAAATTGGTTCGAATTGATGATAAATAAAACAATCAGCATCGATCCAATGAAGTTGCCGATGTAAACAATACCCCAGTTCCGAAGCATTTTAAGCCAGGTGGATTCCTTC is a genomic window containing:
- a CDS encoding DUF1638 domain-containing protein; this encodes MSTMIISCEMLKGELSAALGKAKLTLPVIWVPTEYHNDPNKLREKLQHEVDNAPPCENILLVYGSCGLATVGLKATTADLFIPKVEDCIEIMLSKENQKFVRKARTYFLSKGWLESSNNILHEHERALEKYGEVRTKRIFKAMLKEYNYLMFIDTGISDSRELCSHTAMTDKIASTFDLEVIMEKNDMWLLDELITKHNSNHFIYIPKGQEITMDHFSSVSR
- a CDS encoding amidohydrolase family protein, yielding MQENILIDAHIHLALDGIDFKQARLKHKDTPDLNILRAVLRKYKSLGIRFLRDGGDNLNVSLYARELAMEEGMILRTPVYALYKKGRYGSFLGRPIADMAEFKDEFARLLSFKPDHLKIPFTGIMDFSQFGKVDAINFTFDELYYMIQSAKDKNLNVMVHAYTAVAVRMAILAGADTIEHGYFLTDDELYLMLENDTVWVPTLAPLGNLVKQNDLRFKNEIQIIEQIYAAHTQKVAKAFELGVRVAAGSDAGSHAVCHGKGFFDELDHLASTGIKKETILSAARVNGMKALNLEQHDIAIVFNNTDEVGGAS
- a CDS encoding methyltetrahydrofolate cobalamin methyltransferase; this encodes MIIIGEKINGTIPIVKQAIEARDAEFIRKRAIDQTNDGADFLDVSASTTPDIEVETLKWLMEVIQDAVETPLCIDSPNPHAIEAVFKYAQRPGLINSVSMEGDKCDVIYPLIQGTTWEVIALTCDNDGIPKDVDTRVRIAKEMVEKAAEYGITPDRIHIDPLVIALATDNKSMYSFQESMTRIKELYPTIKITSGLSNISFGMPLRKVVNQNFLTLATFFGMDSAIMDPCSRDMIATLLATEALMGKDRNCRKFSTAFRQGKIGPVK
- a CDS encoding bifunctional 5,10-methylenetetrahydrofolate dehydrogenase/5,10-methenyltetrahydrofolate cyclohydrolase — encoded protein: MSQILSAKPVVQAMKENLQQEVAALKAEGTNPCLGIIRVGARPDDVFYENSVIKNAENMGIIVKTYPLDLDITMEDFTKVMTDVNNDPSVHGILLFRPLPKQLDEEVIKHLISADKDIDCMNPLNLAKVFEGDESGLLPCTPAAVMEMLSFYGFNLSGANVVVMGRSLVVGKPLAMMLLKQNATVTMCHSRTKDMPEISKAADIIVAAMGKAKMIDSKYVTDQTVVIDVGTNDAGDGTYCGDIDYNDVVDKVKAITPVPGGVGSITTTILMKNCVRAAKNK
- a CDS encoding cyclodeaminase/cyclohydrolase family protein — translated: MLDQSCKDFVQVLSTKEPIPGGGGASAYVGSIGTALGVMVGSLTVGKKKYADVEADVLVLMEKGHKIIAKLQELVMEDADAFYPLSQAYGLPKNTEEEARIKEETLQKALVKATLVPLDIARCCAEGIDLQEEFAQKGTRIAISDVGVGVTFLKAALEGAKLNVLINTQIMKDQDLKQKIETELNDLVTKYTAKADRIFADVQNAITGGK
- a CDS encoding formate--tetrahydrofolate ligase, whose product is MAFKSDIEIAQESTMLPILEVAKELEIPEDYLESYGKYKAKVDYNILTEKGNTPDGKLILVTAINPTPAGEGKTTTSVGLGDALHYLGKKTVIALREPSLGPVFGVKGGAAGGGYAQVVPMEDINLHFTGDFHAIGAANNLIAAMLDNHIQQGNELDIDVRRITWKRCMDMNDRQLRSMVNGLGGKANGTPREDGFDITVASEIMAILCLSSDIDDFKKRVEKIIVAYNRKGEPVTAGQLKCQGAVGALMKDALKPNLVQTLEHTPAFIHGGPFANIAHGCNSVMATKIALKLGDYVVTEAGFGADLGAEKFIDIKCRLSGLRPSAVVIVATVRALKSHGGVAKADLNNENLEALKKGLPNLLKHVENVTVNFGLPAVVAINKFPLDTAAELAMVEEECKKLGVNVALSEVWEKGGPGGKALAEEVLRLVDTPNNFQFAYDNNMGLKDKITAIATKIYGADGVDFIGSSSADIENIEKIGFKDVPVCMAKTQYSLSDDQKKLGRPSGFRISIRNVKISAGAGFAVALTGDIMTMPGLPKVPSAENIDVDSTGKISGLF
- a CDS encoding formate/nitrite transporter family protein, which encodes MEKLFKAPSEITEGFVEIGKNKSNSPAFRLLLLGILAGAFIAFAAEGSNVAIHTIASVGVGKALAGALFATGLMMVVITGAELFTGNTLIVVSLLQKESTWLKMLRNWGIVYIGNFIGSMLIVLFIINSNQFGFSAGLLGGFSIKVAAYKTGLTFSQAFFMGILCNWLVCMAVWMASAAKDITGKLLAIFFPIWLFITSGFEHCIANMYYIPVGILAKANPTWVAQAATLGVTPEKLDHLNWGTFITANLIPVTLGNIIGGSLFVGIFYWLSHMYQKKSTAHVNVDNLVQKKYDSAFEKAK